One genomic window of Solanum stenotomum isolate F172 chromosome 9, ASM1918654v1, whole genome shotgun sequence includes the following:
- the LOC125875677 gene encoding F-box protein At-B, which yields MAGTAKGHYTGEEGGAGSSEVVFEPSMDKFPVHIISCILEKLDLESVCTAACVSPTFSSAAAQVFPSLSSLDLSGHYLDEETLKQVVRRVQGANSLTIDCLQLKNDTSIFNILGEHIEDLSLLKCSSLSYHILSAIRERCPNLRSLLIEFAGCEDPQLFKNKLTEMLQKLTLLEVLSIKIRVTYFDVFDVRPLELFLPKSLKKLKLQQTEGRTFVHWLDKIRDIPWFNLQSLSLVLDVISDSLLMTVVYSLPLLVELDLEDRPFMDPTALDLTNIGMQCVQSCKHLITLAIVRSSMYCSTAFTRVDNMGMFLLSEGCGRLESVKLGGFANVTDAGFSSILYSCRKLKKFEVSNSRLLSDLVFHNMRGVARSLIELRLSSCRLLTSEALEELSLLSKLEVLDTSGCRSIADPCLFVISSVTTLTKLNLAEADITDKGLALLGMGNLGITQLCIRGCKRVTDKGIERLFRAEGKIGKTLSLLDVSRMPGITDAAIFTIASAAKALTDLSLRYCFHVTDAAVKMLVDRPNHKGSLLQKLDLFECRSLSGDSIMLLMHKSSFRGLRWLGVGGTLLVDKRDNFSTICNVRPWLVVCFDGCEFGCHDGWQFH from the exons ATGGCCGGAACTGCCAAGGGACACTATACCGGAGAGGAAGGAGGAGCAGGAAGCTCTGAAGTCGTTTTTGAGCCGTCAATGGATAAATTTCCAGTCCATATAATAAGTTGTATATTGGAAAAACTGGATTTGGAATCTGTTTGCACCGCCGCTTGTGTCTCTCCGACTTTCAGTTCCGCCGCCGCACAAGTTTTCCCTTCTTTATCGTCTCTCGATCTTTCC GGACATTATCTGGATGAAGAAACTCTAAAACAAGTAGTGCGTAGGGTCCAAGGAGCCAATAGTTTAACTATTGATTGCCTCCAACTGAAGAATGACACCTCCATTTTCAATATTCTTGGTGAACATATCGAAGATTTGAGTTTGCTCAAATGTTCCTCTCTGTCTTACCACATTCTTAGTGCAATTAGAGAAAGGTGCCCCAACTTAAG GTCCTTGCTTATTGAATTTGCTGGGTGTGAAGATCCACAACTTTTCAAAAACAAACTTACAGAAATGCTCCAAAAGTTGACCTTGTTAGAG GTGCTGTCCATAAAAATTCGAGTGACCTACTTTGATGTATTTGATGTACGACCTCTTGAACTATTTCTGCCCAagagtttaaaaaaattgaagttacaACAAACAGAGGGACGCACATTTGTCCATTGGTTAGATAAGATCAGGGATATCCCTTGGTTCAACTTGCAAAGCTTATCTCTTGTCTTGGATGTTATATCAGATAGTCTTCTCATGACAGTTGTGTATTCTCTTCCTCTTTTGGTGGAGCTGGATCTTGAAGACAGACCTTTTATGGATCCAACGGCACTGGACTTGACCAACATTGGAATGCAGTGTGTGCAGTCCTGCAAGCATCTAATTACCCTCGCAATTGTTCGAAGTAGTATGTATTGTTCCACTGCATTTACGAGAGTGGACAATATGGGCATGTTCCTTCTTTCTGAAGGTTGTGGAAGGTTGGAATCAGTGAAACTTGGTGGGTTCGCAAACGTTACTGATGCTGGGTTTTCGTCAATTCTGTACTCATGCCGGAAACTGAAGAAATTTGAAGTGTCAAATTCACGTCTATTATCAGACTTGGTGTTTCATAATATGAGAGGAGTTGCAAGGTCCCTAATTGAATTAAGGTTGTCATCATGCAGGCTTCTAACTAGTGAAGCTTTGGAGGAGTTGTCCTTATTGAGTAAGTTGGAGGTACTTGACACAAGTGGGTGCAGAAGCATTGCAGACCCCTGTCTCTTTGTCATATCAAGTGTTACTACACTCACAAAACTAAACTTAGCAGAAGCTGATATCACCGATAAGGGTCTTGCTTTGCTTGGTATGGGAAACTTGGGCATTACGCAGTTGTGCATCAGAGGCTGTAAGAGAGTAACTGATAAGGGAATTGAGCGTTTATTTCGTGCTGAAGGGAAAATTGGTAAGACGTTATCACTGTTGGATGTCAGTCGCATGCCCGGAATAACTGATGCAGCTATATTTACCATTGCATCTGCTGCTAAAGCATTAACTGATTTAAGTCTAAGGTACTGCTTTCATGTGACTGATGCTGCAGTGAAGATGTTGGTGGATAGACCAAATCACAAGGGTAGTCTACTGCAAAAGCTTGATCTTTTTGAATGTCGAAGTCTGTCTGGTGATTCGATAATGCTACTTATGCACAAGTCTTCTTTCCGTGGTTTGCGCTGGCTTGGTGTTGGAGGTACTCTGTTAGTCGATAAAAGAGACAATTTCTCCACAATATGCAATGTGCGACCCTGGCTGGTTGTGTGTTTTGATGGCTGCGAATTTGGGTGCCATGATGGTTGGCAATTTCATTAA